The genomic stretch TTTCCCCGGGAACCGGCATAAAATAAGAACGATCCAAATCTTTTACAAACTCCGTCGTATCCGTAGTTTTTGATCTACCCAGCATACCCGACATAAAGAAATTCGTCGGAAGATTATTCGATATATTTGTATTAAACATGATCGACATACCTTTCATCACCACGGCAATCTGTTTACCGGTTCCCGCTTTAATCAAAAAATTTCGAGTAGACACTTTCTCAACACCACTACCCTGCCTACGCATATTTATTCCCCCTGAAGACATCATTTCCCGAGTCTCGAAAGAAACAACACCATCAATATCACTATCATTAAAAACACTCACCGATACCCGGGAAGGCATATTATCCCAATCATGCATCACGAAATTCCCCGAGGACGTAACAACAGAAAGGCCGTCACCTTCATTCTCTTGAGAGGTAATATTTTCCACCTTAAAATCTCTGACAAAGAAAACAGGTATTTTACGATTCTCATACCATTGAGGCAAAACATCCATCCAGTCAACACCAAATTTCTCGACAAACTCCCGGTTCATCTCGTCAAATTCAACCTGTCGGAAACGATTTTCTCGAATAAACGTTGTCAAAAATTCCGCAATTTGTTCCGTGGGTATATTTCTCACGCTCAACAAACGCAACAATTCCCGAGTTTTTCCATGTAAAAGAGTCGCCGCCTCGTAAGGGTTATCCAAACGATCACGGAAAAGATCACCCACACTACGTCCGGCAAACCGTTCAACTTGGTCCCTATCAGTATAAGAGACAAAGAACGTGTTCGACTTCTTTAACGCATCGGTCAATATCGTATTAATTGCCGGATATTCCGCAGAATGTAATGCCATCGTCTGTTCATAAAACATGGGGCTAATCGTGTACAAATTACCAACACTTGAATTAGTAACCCCTCGACTCCACAAAAGAGAAGGCGAAACAAGCGAATACAACAACAAACTTGCCTGGTTTACATTATAACGATATTCATTCAAAAACATCGAAGACAACGAACTAACCAAATCCGCACTAAGCATATCCTCCGGAGAACTGTAAAAAGACGACATCTCCGGCATCATTCGCTTTCTAAAAGCAGCACTCGCCTTATGATCATTCCACATTCCGATCCCCCGTTCCGGCAGGAACAACATACCGGGCTGGGCCATCTCACTCCCCCCTTTATTGGGACGGGCAAAACCGGAAAAAGAAATGGGTGTTTCCACTAATGTCAGCTGAGAATAAGGATACGTGATCCCCATCCGCTCCTCCACGTTATAACGGGCATCCCGAATGATCGCGGGAATTGAATCCCGAATCTCCTCGAAGCCCTGTAAAAGCTTACCATGCCCCTCAAAAAGATAAAGCTCATACAATGTAGAGTCAACAAAAACATCATATTTTTCAAAATTCCCGATACAAAGCCCCATCCCGGGTAAAGGAATTTCTCCTGTAAAACAGACACCCCCTTCTTTCGCCTCCCGCTTTCCGGGAGCAATAACCGTTCGCCCATCTGTCGATGCCACCCGTAAGGAGTAGGAAGTAAAATCGGGCAAAGCATCATACGGGGATGCAGGATTCACCGACGGCTGGGCTACCGGATACCAAAGACATTCCGGGGTAAGCACAGTGAAATCATCCCCGACAAAAGCAAACCGCTTTCCTGTGGTAGAACTATGTCCGGGAATAGGCTGCAATTGAAATAATTTATCAAAATCCACGTCCAAATAACACACCCGCTCATCAACCCCGCCACTATACTCCACGGTTAATTCCACATCCTCACCGGGTAGCAATTTCCGGGCAACCCGAATCACTTGATTCTCCCGTTCAAACGCCACGTCAGTCTCACCTTCTTTTATCGCGGACACCACCAAAGCCGGGTTCAGGTAAAGAATAATTTCTGATAATTCTTGATCCCCCTGATTTTTGACAAGAAGGGTACTCTTCCCAGACAGCACATTTCCCTTTTGCTCCACCTCCAAGGTATTTAAAATCACGTTTCCTTTCGGAAATTTTTGATATTTATTATAAGTTTCGGCATAAAGTTCCCGAACACACTCCATGTTCTCTCGTACCATGTAGACAACTCCCCCGAATAGACCCCCCAGCACCAAACAACTGACCGCTACGATCATCACCCGCTTTTGATTCACCGGACGATTCGGCAAGCGTTGAAACATCAACACGGCCAATCCCGCAAATCCCATTCCCACCAATAACCAACAAACCCGCTGCATGAGATAAAGGGCCATTCCCGGATGTCCCGTCACTTCAGAAAAAGCATTCGGTAAAGACAACCCGAACGGATCAAAAAGCCCTTCCCGCACCTTACCCAACTGAAACAGAAACACCCCAAATACCACCAAAAGAATCAATATACCAAGTCCCCGGTGACGAATCCATGTATGAATGAAGAAAGAGAAACCCAAAGCAAATACCAAAGCCGGAAAAATCATCGTGAGCCAGTAAAAAGGATAAAGCCAGAAATTAAAAGGAGACTCACTCGCAAAAATATGCAACAACATCCCGACAACAAGAGAAATCCCCGCCATCGTCATAAAAGTCTTCGTGAATCCCAACATCATCCCCACCACGTAGTCCGCATTACTCTCCGGACGATAATAAACCGTGTCCATCGAATCCATCTTCCTCTCTTTCCCAAGAAAAGACCCGGCTAAAAAAATCAAGGGTACAATTTGTAAGATTGTGAATAGATAAGCATTTTCATGAGGAAAGTAAGACGATAATGTCACCAATCCACTATTTATCCCATAAAAAATATTGGTCTGTGCCAAAACCTGATAAAGTATAATAATCAGAAAAAGCAACAACAAGAACAGCCGGAACATCCAACTTCTTAACAACAATCTCGAATTATAACAAGCAACGGTTTTTAAGTTATGAATGTCCATGATATTGGAGTATTAAATTTATAAACGAAAGCCACACGATTGTACAATAGTACTAATAATAAGGAATAAATACAAACAATTCCTCTATTTTATCAATTGAGGATCAAATCCCTACAACAATCACGCACCTTCAAATACTCCAAAAATCAATTCAGCCGTCCTGTCGCCTTCAAGTATCTCGTTTCGCTCAACCGTAATTCCGCCTTCGCATCAATCCAGTCACTCCACGCCTTTTGCCATTGTGCCTGAGCCTCCATGTAGTTCGTGATCGTCTCCATACCCACCTCATACTGATTCTTGCTCACCCCTAGATTCTCTTCTGCCTGACTCAACGATTTACGGGTCAGTATAACCCTTGCGTGGCAATCCTCGATATTATAGCGGGCTCGTGCAATCTCCAGAAGCATCATTTGAGACATCTCCTCTTTCTTCAATCGGCTCATCTCCTGTTCTGCCTTCATGGCTTTAATCTTTCCCCGGCCTTCCCCCCAATGATAAATCGGGATCTTCACGGAAGCCATCGCCATGAAAGATGCCACGTCCTCCGTCTGTCCGTTCAGAGATATTCCCCCGGAAAATCCATAAGAAGCGGAAACTCCCACTTCCGGCAAGAAATCGGAACGAGTCAATGCCACCTGTTTCTCCTTCAATTCCACGTCTTTCTCCAACAAATTATATTCAGGACGTTGCTGCAATCCCTCCCCGGCATTCAGCACTCCCGGAGTCACCTCCCCGCACAAAGAATCACTTACCTGTATCGATGAATAAAGGTCTATCCCTATCACCCGGCAAAGATTCATCCCCGCCAATGCCTTCCCGTTTTCCGCCTTTTGCAACATCAACTCGGCTTCGTTCAACTTTACTTGCGCCTTCAACAAATCATTCCGAGAAGCCATCCCCGTTTCATAAGCATCCGTCAAGTTCCGCACTAACTCATTGACCACGGCCTTGTACTTCTGAGCAGAAGTCTCTAATTCCACTAGACGCACGTATTGCCAATAAACCTCGTCCGCCTCGGTAATTACTTCCGCACGGGTATATTGCTTATTCAACTCGGCCATCTCCTTCCCGATCGTGGCCATACGATAAGCTGAACGAATCTTACCTCCCATATAAATCGGTTGCTCCAACATCGCTCCCGCAGAATAAACCCCTCGTAACCCTAACTCCAACTCAATATCCGGCATAAACGCATATGTTTTCGCCAAAGGCAACCCATCCTTTCCCATCACCGGAAGTTTCGTTGCCGGATCAATATATAGATTATAAACCAACTCCCCATTGGCACCCGGTACGAACGTTGGCAAATATCCCCCGTCAATCGTGAACGAACTCTTTTTCTGCATATAAGCATATAACCCGGTAGCCGAAAGCTTCGGCAAAAAATTCGCACGATAAGCCTTTCGCTCAAATTCAGCTTTCTCACCCTGTTTCGTGGCAATCGACATCTTTTTACTACTCTCCAATGCCATCTCTCTGCACGTCTCCAAATTCAACGAAATTTGTCCCCGAACAGGAGAAATACCCATAACCAGCAATATGATCAACAAATATCTCATAACATTTAATTTTTCCTTTCCTTAAAAAATATTGCGTACAACACGGGAATAAACACCAGCGTGATCACCGTTCCTACCAACAAGCCCCCCATAATTGTAACGGCCATCGAACCGAACATATCATCACCCAATAACGGGATCATCCCCAATATCGTTGTCAAAGACGCCATCATCACCGGCCGGAAACGAGAAGAAGAAGAGTCTAGCAACGCCTGTGTCTGGCTCTTTCCGGAAGCAATCTGCAACCCGATCTCATCTAATAATACCACCCCATTCTTAATCATCATCCCAACTAATCCCAACGCTCCGACAATCGCCACGAAACCAAACTCTTTACCACTGATCAACATTCCCAGCACGATCCCGATAGCAGCCAAAGGTAAACAACAGAAAATAATAATCGGCTTGCGAAAATCCTTAAACAACATAATCAATATAGCGATCATCAAAATAACAGCTAACGGAATATTTCCAAATAAATATTTCATGGACTCCCCGCTCGCCTTATGCTCTCCCAACCATTGTTTAGCGTAACCCTCAGGCAAAGTAATTGTATCCACCTTCTCCACGATCAACGCCCGGGCGCTCTCTGCCGTGTACCCCAAAGCATTATTACACTGCGCCCGCATTGCCCGCTGCCCGTTATAACGCCGCACGACAGGATCTTCCCATTTCAAAGAAATACCTTGCGTGGCCTGATTCAATGGAATAGAACCGATACTTTGAGCCAGCAAATCCTCCCCGGACATTGTTCCCATCAACAATCCTTTCAACGACTCCTCGTTCAAAGCCGCCGTTGAAGGCAACACGCTCCACACGGGAATATTATCCAACGCTTCCACCTTCTCCCCCTCACTATTCACGCTCTTCATGTACAAAGGCTTTGCATGAACTCCCTCGTAAAAAGATCCCACCGGCATACCATCCGTCGCCGCTAGCATCGACAAACCGACATCCGAGCGAGAAAGTCCCACGGAACGAGCTATCGGCTGGTAATAATTCACCATCAATGTGGGAGTCATCGGTTCCCAATCATTCGTCACCAAGGTGATAGCCGGCTCGTCACGCATGATCTGTTCCGCTTTCTCCGTCAACTCTCTCAACACGGCCGGGTCCGGTCCCGTGAACATCAACTCGATCGGGTACTTCTTGTACATCAAATTATAACGTTTCATCCGCACGTAAGCATCCGGATAATGAGCCGTCAGGTAATCCTGAATCTCGGTCATCGACGCCTTCAACTCTTCCGGGGTCGTATAATCCACTATCAACTCCCCGTAGCTCATCGTTGGCTCCGCAATAGAACGTACCAGATTATAACGAGCCGGAGTCCCGCCTACACTCGTTGTAACATGAGTAACCTCCGGTCGGCTCAACAAATAATCTTCTATTTTCGCCAAATCCGACTCGACCCGTTCCACCCGGGTACCCTCCGGCATTTTAAATTCAATATACAACTGCGTGTAACTCAAATCCGGGAAGAACCCCTGCGGGATATAACGATACAAGAATGCAGTAATCGCCAATAAAACCACTACCACCCCGATTGCCATGGACTTATGCCACAACATAAAGGAAAGGAATTGCCGGAACAACCGGTATATCTTACTATCGTACAAATTCTCGCTCGCCTTTTTCGGTTTCACTTTCAACGAATGATCCGCGTGAATCGGGATATGCGTCAACGCCAACACCCAACTCAACAACAAGGATACCGCCAACACGATAAACAAATCCCGCACGTACTCTCCCGTCGTGTCCGGGGAAATAAAAATCGGGAAGAAAGCCAATATGGCAATCAACGTGGCCCCCAACAAAGGCATGGCCGTCTTCTTCGCTATATTCGTCAACGCCGCCGGACGCTTCACGCCCCGTTCCAAATCTACCAGTATCCCGTCGACAATCACGATCGCGTTGTCCACCAGCATTCCCATGGCAACAATCAGCGATCCCAACGAAACCCGTTGTAAGGTTCCGTCAAAAAGATAAAGCACCACGAATGAACCCAACACGATAATCACCAGTCCCGTACCGATAATCACCCCGCTCCGGAATCCCATGGTAAGCATCAGCACGAGAATCACGATTACCACCGATTCCACCAAATTAACCATGAAAACATTAATGGCATCCCTCACCCGGTCCGGCTGAAAAAATACTTTCTGAAAATCCACGCCCACTGGAATCCGGGACTCTTTCAACTGCAGTAACTCCCGATCCACCTTCTCTCCCAAAGTAATGATATTCCCACCTTTTTCCATGGAAATTGCCAACCCGAAAGCCTGCTTGCCATCATACTTCATCCCGTTGCGAGCCGGATCTTCATAACCTTCCGTGATGGACGCAATGTCCCGCAAACGTAACTGATCATCCTCGTGTCCCTGTATAATTAGATTCTTAATATCCTCTATCGATTTATAGCTATCATTAATAGCCACCCGCAAACGCTGATCCCCGCTATTGAAATAACCGGGATACACGGTCTTATTCTGACTATTCAACGTGGACAACACCTCCATCGGATGAACCCCCAGATTCGCCATCTTATCCTGCATCATCTCGATATTGATACACGGGGTGCGATTCCCATAGATCTCAACACGACGCACACCCTCAATATCCTGCAACTCTCGTTTCACCAACTGGGCATAATCCAATAACTGCTCGTCACCCACCCCGTCGGTCGTTATCGCATAAAACATTCCATACACATCCCCGAAATCATCCATCACCACGGAAGGACGCACCCCATCGGGCATTTGCGCTTGCGCATTCGTCACCTTCCTCCGCAGGATATCCCATTTCTGCTCCAACTCGTCCGGACTCACCGTACTCTCCAATTCCACCGTGATCAATGACATATCTGCCATGGATTTAGATTCTATACTACTGATGGCTCCCATCGAACGAATCGACTTCTCCAATACATCCGTCACTTCCAACTCCACCTGATGAGCAGAGGCCCCGGGATACACCGTAAGTACCATCGCCTGTTTTACCTTGATTTCCGGATCCTCCAACT from Butyricimonas virosa encodes the following:
- a CDS encoding TolC family protein, whose amino-acid sequence is MRYLLIILLVMGISPVRGQISLNLETCREMALESSKKMSIATKQGEKAEFERKAYRANFLPKLSATGLYAYMQKKSSFTIDGGYLPTFVPGANGELVYNLYIDPATKLPVMGKDGLPLAKTYAFMPDIELELGLRGVYSAGAMLEQPIYMGGKIRSAYRMATIGKEMAELNKQYTRAEVITEADEVYWQYVRLVELETSAQKYKAVVNELVRNLTDAYETGMASRNDLLKAQVKLNEAELMLQKAENGKALAGMNLCRVIGIDLYSSIQVSDSLCGEVTPGVLNAGEGLQQRPEYNLLEKDVELKEKQVALTRSDFLPEVGVSASYGFSGGISLNGQTEDVASFMAMASVKIPIYHWGEGRGKIKAMKAEQEMSRLKKEEMSQMMLLEIARARYNIEDCHARVILTRKSLSQAEENLGVSKNQYEVGMETITNYMEAQAQWQKAWSDWIDAKAELRLSETRYLKATGRLN
- a CDS encoding efflux RND transporter permease subunit → MNLADYALNNRALVKFFIAVLVIGGIFAFNSMSKLEDPEIKVKQAMVLTVYPGASAHQVELEVTDVLEKSIRSMGAISSIESKSMADMSLITVELESTVSPDELEQKWDILRRKVTNAQAQMPDGVRPSVVMDDFGDVYGMFYAITTDGVGDEQLLDYAQLVKRELQDIEGVRRVEIYGNRTPCINIEMMQDKMANLGVHPMEVLSTLNSQNKTVYPGYFNSGDQRLRVAINDSYKSIEDIKNLIIQGHEDDQLRLRDIASITEGYEDPARNGMKYDGKQAFGLAISMEKGGNIITLGEKVDRELLQLKESRIPVGVDFQKVFFQPDRVRDAINVFMVNLVESVVIVILVLMLTMGFRSGVIIGTGLVIIVLGSFVVLYLFDGTLQRVSLGSLIVAMGMLVDNAIVIVDGILVDLERGVKRPAALTNIAKKTAMPLLGATLIAILAFFPIFISPDTTGEYVRDLFIVLAVSLLLSWVLALTHIPIHADHSLKVKPKKASENLYDSKIYRLFRQFLSFMLWHKSMAIGVVVVLLAITAFLYRYIPQGFFPDLSYTQLYIEFKMPEGTRVERVESDLAKIEDYLLSRPEVTHVTTSVGGTPARYNLVRSIAEPTMSYGELIVDYTTPEELKASMTEIQDYLTAHYPDAYVRMKRYNLMYKKYPIELMFTGPDPAVLRELTEKAEQIMRDEPAITLVTNDWEPMTPTLMVNYYQPIARSVGLSRSDVGLSMLAATDGMPVGSFYEGVHAKPLYMKSVNSEGEKVEALDNIPVWSVLPSTAALNEESLKGLLMGTMSGEDLLAQSIGSIPLNQATQGISLKWEDPVVRRYNGQRAMRAQCNNALGYTAESARALIVEKVDTITLPEGYAKQWLGEHKASGESMKYLFGNIPLAVILMIAILIMLFKDFRKPIIIFCCLPLAAIGIVLGMLISGKEFGFVAIVGALGLVGMMIKNGVVLLDEIGLQIASGKSQTQALLDSSSSRFRPVMMASLTTILGMIPLLGDDMFGSMAVTIMGGLLVGTVITLVFIPVLYAIFFKERKN
- a CDS encoding ABC transporter permease/M1 family aminopeptidase translates to MDIHNLKTVACYNSRLLLRSWMFRLFLLLLFLIIILYQVLAQTNIFYGINSGLVTLSSYFPHENAYLFTILQIVPLIFLAGSFLGKERKMDSMDTVYYRPESNADYVVGMMLGFTKTFMTMAGISLVVGMLLHIFASESPFNFWLYPFYWLTMIFPALVFALGFSFFIHTWIRHRGLGILILLVVFGVFLFQLGKVREGLFDPFGLSLPNAFSEVTGHPGMALYLMQRVCWLLVGMGFAGLAVLMFQRLPNRPVNQKRVMIVAVSCLVLGGLFGGVVYMVRENMECVRELYAETYNKYQKFPKGNVILNTLEVEQKGNVLSGKSTLLVKNQGDQELSEIILYLNPALVVSAIKEGETDVAFERENQVIRVARKLLPGEDVELTVEYSGGVDERVCYLDVDFDKLFQLQPIPGHSSTTGKRFAFVGDDFTVLTPECLWYPVAQPSVNPASPYDALPDFTSYSLRVASTDGRTVIAPGKREAKEGGVCFTGEIPLPGMGLCIGNFEKYDVFVDSTLYELYLFEGHGKLLQGFEEIRDSIPAIIRDARYNVEERMGITYPYSQLTLVETPISFSGFARPNKGGSEMAQPGMLFLPERGIGMWNDHKASAAFRKRMMPEMSSFYSSPEDMLSADLVSSLSSMFLNEYRYNVNQASLLLYSLVSPSLLWSRGVTNSSVGNLYTISPMFYEQTMALHSAEYPAINTILTDALKKSNTFFVSYTDRDQVERFAGRSVGDLFRDRLDNPYEAATLLHGKTRELLRLLSVRNIPTEQIAEFLTTFIRENRFRQVEFDEMNREFVEKFGVDWMDVLPQWYENRKIPVFFVRDFKVENITSQENEGDGLSVVTSSGNFVMHDWDNMPSRVSVSVFNDSDIDGVVSFETREMMSSGGINMRRQGSGVEKVSTRNFLIKAGTGKQIAVVMKGMSIMFNTNISNNLPTNFFMSGMLGRSKTTDTTEFVKDLDRSYFMPVPGEIVVDNEDENFKLISPSSRKRLKNLISPLQESKYELGTNLTIREGVEVVPKHMINSQAYGLNKLTHAFMLQGSKATMEWTARIEREGEYEILAYIPPKVFAHRIEEQERGGRGSGFFSISVSSVTETEPEEIKQYYVVNIGGKKQEVSADVKEQVGWVSLGLFKLPVGECRIVLTDQGNKDQVLLGDAIKWVYTGNK